In one window of Rhizobium sp. ACO-34A DNA:
- a CDS encoding LysR family transcriptional regulator, translating to MSAPLDIDQLQTFIAIVDTGSFTKAAARVFKTQSAVSMQMRRLEERIGKQLFIKDGRGNRLSAEGDKLLNYARRIIRLNSEAIAAFDDNRLEGTLRIGTPDDYADRYMPEIIGRFAKTHPNVELYIVCEPSVDLSEKMSKGELDIALVTHNPQLRQSDVVRTEPLCWVASANHPLKDDAPVPLAVGRRDCQWRQLACSALDADGREYQILFTSWSSTVVAAAVLAGMAVSILPESALRTGMKVLTQADGFPPLPPVQIGIMKRPGLSSSLMNAITDHITACLDNITPANVEDDLDGDVKTYPRYYPRLRAGHMIPGW from the coding sequence ATGTCGGCGCCCCTCGATATCGACCAGCTTCAGACCTTCATTGCGATCGTGGATACGGGCAGCTTCACCAAGGCCGCCGCGCGTGTCTTCAAGACGCAATCGGCGGTCTCGATGCAGATGCGTCGACTGGAAGAACGGATCGGCAAACAGCTCTTCATCAAGGATGGTCGCGGCAACCGGTTATCGGCGGAGGGCGACAAGCTCCTGAACTACGCACGGCGGATCATCCGGCTGAACAGCGAGGCGATCGCCGCCTTCGACGACAACCGGCTCGAGGGAACGCTGAGGATCGGCACGCCGGACGACTATGCCGACCGCTACATGCCGGAAATCATCGGCCGTTTCGCCAAGACCCATCCCAATGTCGAGCTCTATATCGTCTGCGAACCGTCGGTGGATCTGTCGGAGAAAATGTCGAAGGGCGAACTCGATATCGCGCTGGTTACCCATAATCCGCAGCTGCGCCAGTCCGACGTGGTGCGGACGGAACCGCTCTGCTGGGTCGCCTCGGCCAACCATCCGCTGAAGGACGATGCGCCTGTACCGCTTGCGGTCGGTCGGCGCGACTGCCAGTGGCGCCAGCTTGCCTGCTCGGCGCTCGATGCGGATGGACGCGAGTACCAGATCCTGTTCACCAGCTGGTCATCGACCGTCGTTGCGGCGGCCGTCCTTGCCGGCATGGCGGTTTCCATACTGCCGGAATCGGCACTTCGCACCGGAATGAAGGTGTTGACCCAGGCAGACGGCTTTCCGCCGCTTCCCCCTGTTCAGATCGGCATCATGAAGCGGCCCGGCCTTTCAAGCTCGCTGATGAATGCGATCACCGATCACATCACGGCTTGCCTCGACAACATCACGCCCGCCAATGTCGAAGACGATCTCGACGGCGATGTGAAGACCTATCCGCGCTATTATCCGCGGCTGCGCGCCGGCCACATGATCCCGGGCTGGTAG
- a CDS encoding glutamate--cysteine ligase, with protein MARDTTDHTPLTSVEEMAEYLASGSKPEEAFRIGTEHEKFVFFRADNSPVPYFGDASISALLKGMQEKLGWDPIMDGENIIGLGEPTGMGAISIEPGGQFELSGAPLETIHQTCAESNQHLATLREVAEPMGIRFLGIGGSPKWTLAETPRMPKSRYDIMTRYMPKVGSHGLDMMYRTCTIQVNLDFSSEADMRRKMRVGMKLQPLATALFASSPFTEGRPNGLQSWRGEIWRDTDNARSGILPFSLSDDFSFGDYVEWALDVPMYFVVRDGCYHDCTHITFRQFMAGALKNELKDWEPTLGDWTNHLSTLFPDVRLKRFLEMRGADGGPWRRICALPAFWVGLLYNDEALEAADELTRNWSFADANALRDAVPVQGLKAEVAGRSLFDVARDVVDLSSRGLKARARLNREGQDESIFLASLEEVLAKKTTLAEDLLALYHGRWNGEIDPVFDEFQY; from the coding sequence ATGGCTCGTGATACCACCGACCATACTCCCCTCACCTCCGTTGAGGAAATGGCCGAATATCTTGCTTCCGGCAGCAAGCCGGAGGAAGCGTTCCGGATCGGAACGGAACACGAGAAATTCGTCTTCTTCCGGGCCGACAATTCCCCCGTTCCCTATTTCGGCGACGCCAGCATTTCCGCCCTGTTGAAGGGCATGCAGGAAAAGCTCGGCTGGGATCCGATCATGGATGGAGAGAACATCATCGGGCTTGGCGAGCCTACAGGCATGGGCGCGATCTCCATCGAACCCGGCGGACAGTTCGAACTGTCCGGCGCGCCGCTCGAAACGATCCACCAGACCTGCGCCGAATCGAACCAGCATCTCGCCACCCTGCGCGAGGTCGCGGAGCCGATGGGCATCCGATTTCTCGGCATCGGCGGCAGCCCGAAGTGGACCCTTGCCGAAACACCGCGCATGCCCAAGTCGCGCTACGACATCATGACGCGCTACATGCCGAAGGTCGGCAGTCACGGCCTCGACATGATGTATCGCACCTGCACCATCCAGGTGAACCTCGACTTCTCCTCGGAAGCCGACATGCGCCGCAAGATGCGCGTCGGCATGAAGCTGCAGCCACTGGCGACCGCGCTGTTTGCCTCCTCGCCCTTTACCGAAGGCAGGCCCAACGGCCTGCAATCCTGGCGCGGCGAAATCTGGCGCGACACCGACAATGCCCGCTCGGGCATCCTGCCCTTCTCGCTCTCCGACGATTTCAGCTTCGGCGACTATGTGGAATGGGCGCTCGACGTGCCGATGTATTTCGTGGTGCGCGACGGGTGCTATCACGATTGCACCCACATCACCTTCCGCCAGTTCATGGCCGGTGCGCTGAAGAACGAGCTCAAGGACTGGGAACCGACACTCGGCGACTGGACGAACCATCTCTCGACGCTTTTCCCGGACGTGCGGCTGAAGCGCTTCCTCGAAATGCGCGGCGCCGATGGCGGCCCGTGGCGTCGTATCTGTGCGCTCCCCGCCTTCTGGGTCGGTTTGCTCTATAACGACGAGGCGCTCGAGGCGGCCGACGAACTGACACGCAACTGGAGCTTCGCGGACGCCAATGCGCTTCGCGATGCCGTTCCGGTTCAGGGCCTAAAGGCGGAGGTCGCCGGACGCAGCCTTTTCGATGTCGCACGCGATGTGGTCGACCTTTCGAGCCGCGGCCTCAAGGCCCGCGCGCGTCTCAACCGCGAAGGCCAGGACGAGAGCATCTTCCTCGCCTCCCTCGAAGAGGTTCTGGCCAAGAAGACGACACTCGCGGAGGATCTTCTGGCGCTCTATCACGGCCGCTGGAACGGCGAGATCGATCCCGTCTTCGACGAATTCCAGTACTGA
- a CDS encoding 16S rRNA (uracil(1498)-N(3))-methyltransferase, which produces MRANYRMQRLYVENDIRPDQGFETTSEQFNYLANVLRLTEGAEILVFNGRDGEWKAKLTFPSRKKIVLLPVEQTRPQPADCDLSFLFAPLKVGRMDYLIQKAVEMGAGVLQPVMTQHVQGKITSIERLQANAIEAAEQCGILAIPQVLSPQKLKDLLERWPADRRIIYCDEDSSTQNPLRGLASISEKHLAVLVGPEGGFSDEERGLLRSLPFVTAIPLGPRILRADTAAVAALAVVQAAIGDWQ; this is translated from the coding sequence ATGCGCGCGAATTACCGGATGCAACGACTGTACGTCGAAAACGACATCAGGCCCGACCAGGGCTTCGAGACGACATCCGAGCAGTTCAACTATCTCGCCAACGTCCTGCGGCTGACCGAGGGCGCAGAAATCCTGGTGTTCAACGGCCGCGACGGGGAATGGAAGGCGAAGCTTACCTTTCCCTCGCGCAAGAAGATCGTTCTTCTTCCCGTCGAACAGACCCGTCCGCAGCCGGCGGATTGCGATCTCAGCTTCCTGTTTGCGCCGCTCAAGGTCGGGCGAATGGACTACCTGATCCAGAAGGCCGTCGAGATGGGGGCCGGCGTGCTGCAGCCGGTGATGACGCAGCATGTGCAGGGCAAGATCACCAGCATCGAGCGGCTGCAGGCCAATGCCATCGAGGCAGCCGAGCAATGCGGCATCCTCGCCATCCCGCAGGTGCTTTCCCCGCAGAAACTGAAAGACCTGCTGGAACGCTGGCCGGCTGACCGCCGGATCATCTACTGCGACGAGGATAGCTCAACCCAGAATCCGCTGCGGGGTCTTGCCTCGATCAGCGAGAAGCATCTGGCCGTGCTGGTGGGGCCGGAGGGCGGCTTTTCGGATGAAGAACGGGGGCTGCTGCGCAGCCTGCCTTTCGTCACCGCCATTCCGCTTGGTCCCCGTATCCTCAGGGCCGATACGGCAGCGGTCGCGGCACTCGCCGTCGTGCAGGCCGCCATCGGCGACTGGCAATAA
- a CDS encoding anion permease has product MAKPPPTLVKPTLDKDLDKVTYVEQAAQQVSRRIIPFGIGLLFLVVVTIFSGIYVTGQPGAALVIAASVIGAYMAMNIGANDVTNNVGAAVGARAISLAGALALAAVFEIAGAMIAGGDVISTISEGILAPDRIEVPEAFSFAMMSALLAAALWVNIATWAKAPISTTHSIVGAVMGAGVAAGGVSAVSWSALVGITVSWMLSPVLGGAIAALILYFIEEFITYRENKIAAAQRWVPVLIGVMTGAFATYLTIKGIGQVFRVGSMQAMFLGLGFGLLAWLGSIPLIMRQSAGLENRNQSLRKLFRLPLVFSAALLSFAHGANDVANAIGPVVAVVHATRVQEIATALIPPIWVTAIGAFGISMGLLLYGPRLIRLVGEQITKLNPMRAYCVSLSAAITVILASWFGLPVSSTHIAVGAVFGVGFFREWYTRHSRRRIEYMKIKADYWEIEDTREHDPVETRRRRLVRRSHFLSIIAAWSITVPASALLAALIYWVMFQLFL; this is encoded by the coding sequence ATGGCCAAGCCTCCGCCAACGCTCGTCAAGCCAACGCTCGACAAGGACCTCGACAAGGTCACCTACGTCGAACAAGCCGCGCAGCAGGTTTCCCGGCGCATCATTCCCTTCGGCATCGGCCTTCTCTTTCTCGTCGTCGTCACCATCTTTTCAGGTATCTACGTGACCGGCCAGCCGGGGGCGGCACTGGTGATCGCAGCATCTGTGATCGGCGCTTACATGGCGATGAACATCGGCGCGAACGATGTTACCAACAATGTTGGCGCTGCGGTCGGTGCACGCGCCATTTCGCTCGCCGGCGCTTTGGCGCTTGCTGCGGTCTTCGAGATTGCCGGCGCGATGATTGCGGGCGGCGACGTCATATCGACCATCTCGGAGGGTATCCTCGCCCCCGACAGGATCGAGGTGCCCGAAGCCTTCTCCTTCGCCATGATGTCGGCCCTGCTGGCTGCGGCGCTCTGGGTCAACATCGCCACCTGGGCGAAGGCCCCGATTTCGACCACCCACTCCATCGTCGGCGCAGTCATGGGCGCGGGCGTGGCGGCCGGCGGGGTCTCCGCCGTAAGCTGGAGCGCGTTGGTCGGCATCACCGTGAGCTGGATGCTGTCACCCGTTCTCGGTGGAGCAATCGCCGCGCTGATCCTCTACTTCATCGAGGAGTTCATCACCTATCGCGAGAACAAGATCGCTGCCGCCCAGCGCTGGGTGCCTGTGCTGATCGGCGTGATGACCGGTGCTTTCGCCACTTATCTGACGATCAAGGGCATAGGTCAGGTCTTTCGCGTCGGCAGCATGCAGGCAATGTTTCTCGGCCTCGGCTTCGGGCTTCTGGCCTGGCTCGGCAGCATTCCGCTGATAATGCGCCAATCGGCAGGCCTGGAAAACCGGAACCAGTCGCTGCGCAAGCTCTTCCGCCTTCCGCTGGTCTTTTCCGCAGCACTGCTTTCCTTCGCGCACGGCGCCAATGACGTGGCCAACGCGATCGGGCCGGTCGTCGCTGTCGTCCATGCCACCCGGGTGCAGGAAATCGCCACCGCGCTCATCCCCCCGATCTGGGTGACAGCCATAGGTGCCTTCGGCATCTCGATGGGTCTTCTTCTTTATGGTCCGCGGCTCATCCGGCTCGTCGGCGAGCAGATCACCAAGCTCAATCCGATGCGGGCCTATTGCGTGTCGCTGTCGGCCGCAATCACCGTCATTCTTGCTTCCTGGTTCGGCCTTCCCGTGAGTTCGACCCACATCGCCGTTGGTGCGGTCTTCGGCGTGGGCTTCTTTCGCGAGTGGTATACGCGTCATTCGCGGCGACGCATCGAATACATGAAGATCAAGGCCGACTACTGGGAGATCGAGGATACGCGCGAGCACGATCCCGTCGAAACCCGCCGACGCCGTCTGGTGCGCCGTTCGCATTTTCTCAGCATCATTGCCGCGTGGAGCATTACGGTTCCCGCATCCGCGCTACTTGCAGCCCTGATCTACTGGGTTATGTTCCAGCTCTTCCTGTAA
- a CDS encoding NTP pyrophosphohydrolase, whose product MLRRPPRQQYAAICYRLRKKQAEPEVLLLTSRDTGRWVIPKGWPMSGKKGYAVAEREAYEEAGVKGKVAEKPIGHYDYLKGMDGGLKIHCRVQVHTLEVRNELKDFPEKGMRRSEWVNCEEAAARVQEPELKVLFHKFAQKYSGIQPDPIPEAGE is encoded by the coding sequence ATGCTGCGTCGTCCTCCGAGACAGCAATATGCAGCCATTTGCTACCGTTTGCGCAAGAAGCAGGCGGAGCCCGAGGTGTTGCTTCTGACCAGTCGCGACACCGGACGATGGGTCATTCCCAAGGGCTGGCCGATGTCAGGGAAGAAAGGTTATGCGGTTGCGGAACGCGAAGCTTATGAAGAAGCTGGCGTAAAGGGCAAGGTTGCCGAGAAACCGATCGGTCATTACGACTACCTCAAGGGCATGGACGGTGGCCTGAAGATTCATTGCCGGGTTCAGGTGCACACGCTTGAAGTCAGGAACGAGCTGAAGGATTTCCCTGAAAAGGGCATGCGACGCAGCGAATGGGTGAACTGCGAAGAAGCGGCCGCCCGCGTGCAGGAACCCGAACTCAAGGTTCTGTTCCACAAATTCGCCCAGAAGTATTCCGGCATCCAGCCCGATCCGATTCCGGAAGCCGGCGAATAA
- a CDS encoding mannosylfructose-phosphate phosphatase, whose protein sequence is MPFRLLSADLDGTLAGDREASRRFSRYWQSLDPIERPLLVYNSGRLIDDILAFTEEEELPWADALIGGVGTMLLSNSLPDIREDYDRALSETGYDASRIEALVGAERGIARQPERYQHRFKSSWYLHDASAQELDNLLSRLNDEGLSVRIVYSSNRDLDILPANADKGAALAWLCERVDVAPDEVIVAGDSGNDRSMFLMEGVRGIIPANGLAELTSLAKEGNVAIFRAQAKTADGVIEGLAHWSGGHKDTEAANLNRFVQF, encoded by the coding sequence ATGCCCTTTCGTCTGTTATCCGCTGATCTGGACGGAACACTCGCCGGCGACAGGGAAGCCTCTCGCCGGTTCAGCCGTTACTGGCAAAGCCTAGACCCGATCGAGCGGCCGCTGCTGGTCTACAATAGCGGCCGGCTGATCGACGACATCCTTGCCTTCACGGAGGAAGAAGAGCTACCCTGGGCAGACGCGCTGATCGGGGGGGTCGGTACCATGCTGCTTTCCAATTCGCTGCCCGATATCCGCGAGGACTACGACCGAGCGCTCTCCGAGACCGGTTACGACGCTAGTCGAATCGAGGCTCTGGTCGGGGCCGAGCGCGGCATCGCGCGCCAGCCGGAGCGCTATCAACATCGTTTCAAATCCAGCTGGTACCTGCATGACGCCAGCGCGCAGGAACTCGACAACCTGCTCTCCAGGCTGAACGATGAAGGACTTTCCGTGCGCATCGTCTATTCAAGCAATCGCGACCTCGACATCCTGCCTGCCAATGCCGACAAGGGAGCCGCCCTCGCCTGGCTCTGCGAGAGGGTCGACGTGGCTCCGGACGAGGTGATCGTGGCGGGTGACAGCGGCAACGATCGCAGCATGTTCCTGATGGAAGGCGTACGCGGCATCATTCCGGCAAACGGACTGGCGGAGCTCACAAGCCTTGCAAAGGAAGGCAACGTGGCCATTTTCCGGGCGCAAGCCAAGACCGCCGATGGCGTGATCGAAGGCCTTGCGCACTGGTCAGGCGGACATAAAGACACGGAAGCGGCCAATCTCAACAGATTTGTCCAGTTTTAG
- a CDS encoding mannosylfructose-phosphate synthase, whose protein sequence is MVLDVHETPRIALVSTHGYVAAHPPLGAADTGGQVVYVLELAKKLAQLGHKVDIYTRRFEDQPEIDAVDDDVRVIRIPCGGRDFIPKEYLHRHLNEWNEKALRFIRREGLSYLFINSHYWDAGVAGQRLSEALNIPHVHTPHSLGLWKKRQMETDYPERADKFELEFNFKERIQHELIIYRSCQLVIATTPIQLDMLIEDYGLNRNRVHMIPPGYDDNRFYPVSESSRQMIRNRLGFTGKTVLALGRLATNKGYDLLIDGFSVLAERVPEARLRLALGGENMDAQEAAILQKLKDQVAELGLSERVEFSSFIPDEDLPDYYRAADLFVLSSRYEPFGMTAVEAMASGTPTVVTIHGGLFRAVSYGRHALFADPFDREDLGITMMKPFKHARLYGRLSRMGAHKARSLFTWTGIAQQLVALVEGRPVAQALDEADWAEPWNDGD, encoded by the coding sequence ATGGTGCTGGACGTTCACGAGACGCCGCGCATTGCGCTGGTCTCCACACATGGCTACGTAGCCGCCCATCCGCCGCTCGGCGCCGCCGACACCGGCGGTCAGGTCGTTTATGTGCTGGAGCTTGCCAAGAAGCTCGCGCAGCTCGGTCACAAGGTCGATATCTACACCCGCCGCTTCGAGGACCAGCCGGAAATCGACGCGGTGGACGACGACGTGCGGGTCATCCGCATCCCCTGCGGCGGGCGCGACTTCATTCCCAAGGAATATCTCCACCGCCACCTCAACGAATGGAACGAGAAGGCCCTGCGCTTCATCCGCCGGGAGGGCCTGTCCTATCTCTTCATCAACAGCCATTACTGGGATGCGGGCGTCGCCGGCCAGCGGCTTTCCGAGGCGCTAAACATTCCCCACGTCCACACACCGCATTCGCTCGGCCTGTGGAAGAAGCGGCAGATGGAGACGGACTATCCGGAACGGGCCGACAAGTTCGAACTGGAGTTCAACTTCAAGGAACGCATCCAGCACGAACTGATCATCTATCGCAGCTGCCAGCTGGTGATCGCGACCACGCCGATCCAGCTCGACATGCTGATCGAGGATTACGGGTTGAACCGGAACCGGGTGCACATGATCCCGCCGGGATATGACGACAACCGCTTCTACCCCGTGTCCGAATCCTCCCGCCAGATGATCCGCAACCGGCTCGGCTTTACCGGCAAGACCGTGCTGGCGCTCGGGCGGCTTGCGACCAACAAGGGCTACGACCTGTTGATCGACGGCTTCTCGGTGCTGGCGGAACGCGTGCCGGAGGCGCGGCTCCGGCTGGCGCTCGGCGGCGAGAACATGGATGCGCAGGAAGCGGCCATCCTGCAGAAGCTGAAGGATCAGGTCGCGGAACTCGGTCTTTCCGAGCGGGTGGAATTCTCCAGCTTCATCCCGGACGAGGATCTGCCCGATTACTATCGTGCGGCCGATCTCTTCGTGCTGTCGAGCCGCTACGAACCCTTCGGCATGACCGCCGTCGAGGCGATGGCGAGTGGCACGCCGACCGTCGTCACCATTCATGGCGGACTTTTCCGGGCGGTGAGCTACGGTCGTCACGCGCTGTTTGCCGATCCGTTCGACCGTGAGGATCTCGGCATCACCATGATGAAGCCGTTCAAGCACGCGCGGCTCTACGGGCGACTTTCGCGCATGGGCGCGCACAAGGCCCGCAGCCTCTTCACCTGGACCGGCATCGCGCAACAGCTGGTGGCGCTGGTGGAAGGACGTCCCGTCGCGCAGGCGCTCGACGAGGCGGACTGGGCCGAGCCCTGGAACGATGGCGACTGA
- a CDS encoding CDP-glycerol glycerophosphotransferase: protein MTKHYLLYGSERYALAILRPIQAAIRARGDKVAWFFDGPGAEELTADETLLTVAQVRAWKPYAVITSSNAVPHFFPGVKVETFHGFDAGKPRHIYVRGFFDLYCTTGPRDTTAFSELSRQLGHFKVVETGFPKIDPFMTQLGNASEPVRKPPLILYHSTFSPSWSAAPVLYDEIQRLSQSGEFRWVVSFHPKMDPVIVARYKTLQNEYLSFAENDNILELFSQVDLMCSDTSSALNEFLLTYKPVVTFRNRRPGPHLIDIDDPAQFEPAIRRALSRPPELMSAVREFADQLHPYRDGCSSERVLEAIDAYVAAGARTPRPKPANLWRKFKIRKRIGYWGPAGI, encoded by the coding sequence ATGACCAAGCACTACCTTCTCTATGGTTCCGAACGCTATGCACTGGCGATCCTGCGCCCGATCCAGGCGGCCATTCGTGCGCGCGGCGATAAAGTGGCCTGGTTTTTCGATGGCCCCGGTGCGGAAGAGCTGACCGCCGACGAAACGCTGTTGACGGTGGCACAGGTGCGCGCCTGGAAGCCATATGCGGTGATCACTTCGAGCAATGCGGTGCCGCATTTCTTCCCCGGGGTGAAGGTCGAGACCTTTCATGGTTTCGACGCCGGCAAGCCGAGACACATCTACGTGCGCGGCTTCTTCGACCTTTACTGCACCACCGGCCCACGCGACACTACCGCGTTCTCGGAGCTGTCCAGGCAACTGGGGCACTTCAAGGTCGTCGAAACCGGGTTCCCGAAAATCGACCCGTTCATGACGCAACTGGGCAACGCTTCGGAACCGGTGCGTAAACCGCCGCTGATCCTCTATCACTCCACGTTTTCACCATCCTGGAGCGCCGCGCCCGTCCTCTACGACGAAATCCAGCGGCTCTCGCAAAGTGGCGAGTTCCGCTGGGTCGTCAGCTTCCATCCGAAGATGGATCCGGTCATCGTGGCCAGATACAAAACCCTGCAGAACGAGTACCTGAGCTTCGCCGAAAACGACAACATCCTGGAACTGTTTTCGCAGGTTGATCTGATGTGCTCGGACACCTCATCAGCGCTCAACGAGTTCCTGCTAACCTACAAGCCTGTAGTGACATTCAGGAATCGCCGCCCGGGTCCGCATCTGATCGACATTGACGATCCGGCGCAGTTCGAGCCGGCGATCCGTCGCGCGCTGTCGCGGCCACCGGAACTGATGTCGGCGGTGCGCGAATTCGCCGATCAGCTGCATCCCTATCGTGACGGCTGCTCCAGCGAGCGCGTGCTGGAAGCGATCGACGCTTATGTCGCCGCTGGCGCGCGCACTCCCCGGCCCAAGCCGGCCAATCTCTGGCGCAAGTTCAAGATCCGCAAGCGGATCGGCTACTGGGGGCCAGCTGGCATCTAG
- a CDS encoding Egg lysin, producing MSKGNFAFPVAPERALALGEIHARPYALVKSSRVIFQLAFTMDGGSAVHHSVLTEVSRARGVAPPDKNARHHAMPWGQGTLRWERHTEFSTWFWDGPLPEKFGGEVSSHPFGDGFSPPGPLMSGIRLEIRPEGPETDEAMAMFDPASLCYSHLKNGQASVLTDFRQDGDGLTRILLIDRSLTEAGRGALVQRLLDIETYRTLAMLGLPLAQTLSPEIRRIEDGLTGVTQQMKMHARAEADGILAEITRLAAELEANAALSLYRFGASRAYDGIVGERIKTLDEAPVPGYETLGSFLERRLAPAMRTCQSVEERQANLSRKLSRATGLVRSWIDVELERQNSDLLNTMNRRAEMQLRLQQTVEGLSVAAISYYIVGLVGYASKAVSHDVLPVDPAVITGVSVPIAVLGVWWVVRRIRKSHSEGH from the coding sequence ATGTCAAAGGGGAACTTCGCATTTCCGGTCGCGCCGGAACGGGCGCTGGCGCTCGGAGAGATTCACGCGCGGCCTTATGCGCTGGTCAAATCCTCGCGCGTCATCTTCCAGCTCGCCTTCACAATGGATGGCGGTTCGGCGGTGCACCATAGCGTTCTGACGGAAGTTTCGCGCGCCCGTGGCGTCGCGCCGCCGGACAAGAACGCCCGTCACCACGCCATGCCCTGGGGTCAGGGAACGCTGCGCTGGGAGCGCCACACCGAGTTTTCGACCTGGTTCTGGGATGGGCCGTTGCCGGAGAAATTCGGCGGCGAAGTCAGCTCGCATCCGTTTGGCGACGGTTTCTCGCCGCCCGGCCCGCTGATGTCCGGCATCCGGCTGGAAATCCGGCCGGAAGGCCCGGAGACCGACGAAGCCATGGCCATGTTCGACCCCGCGAGCCTCTGTTATAGCCACCTGAAGAACGGGCAGGCCTCGGTGCTGACAGACTTCCGGCAGGACGGTGACGGCCTGACCCGCATTCTCCTGATCGACCGGAGCCTGACGGAGGCAGGGCGCGGTGCGCTGGTGCAGCGCCTGCTCGACATCGAGACCTACCGCACGCTCGCCATGCTCGGCCTGCCGCTGGCCCAGACGCTTTCGCCCGAGATCCGGCGGATCGAGGATGGCCTGACCGGCGTCACACAGCAGATGAAGATGCATGCGCGCGCAGAGGCCGACGGCATTCTGGCCGAGATCACCCGTCTCGCGGCCGAACTCGAGGCCAATGCGGCGCTCAGCCTCTACCGCTTCGGCGCGAGCCGCGCCTATGACGGCATCGTCGGCGAGCGCATCAAGACGCTCGATGAGGCTCCAGTGCCCGGCTATGAAACGCTCGGTTCCTTCCTGGAACGCCGTCTTGCGCCCGCCATGCGGACCTGTCAGTCGGTCGAGGAGCGGCAGGCCAACCTGTCGCGCAAGCTGTCGCGAGCAACCGGCCTCGTCAGAAGCTGGATCGACGTGGAACTGGAGCGCCAGAACTCCGACCTTCTGAACACGATGAACCGGCGCGCGGAAATGCAGCTTCGCCTGCAGCAGACCGTCGAAGGCCTCTCGGTGGCGGCGATCTCCTATTACATCGTCGGCCTTGTGGGCTACGCATCAAAGGCCGTCAGCCATGACGTGCTGCCGGTCGATCCGGCCGTCATCACCGGGGTGTCGGTGCCGATTGCCGTCCTCGGCGTCTGGTGGGTGGTCCGGCGTATCCGCAAGAGCCACTCCGAAGGTCACTAG
- a CDS encoding GntR family transcriptional regulator: MSEKDEGLFAQISHSRTAGEVVHQIESLILDGVLRDGDRLPGERDMAQAFDVSRPILREALKELETRGLVVSHHGGGTYIADIIGQVFSKPITELISRHARATRDYLEYRRELEGLTAELAARRASDTDRALLSRIVDDMKRAHESGNAEDELAADVEFHNAIGEAAHNIILLHTMRACYRLLSEGIFFNRKAVFALSNARERLLEQHLAIYNAIVGGQADEAKKAAQSHIDFVMQVVDEAARADEWGRVAKLRLIRRDGNSAQGRASRSNTQPRANDKPEASS, translated from the coding sequence TTGAGCGAGAAGGACGAAGGGCTTTTTGCCCAGATCAGCCATAGCCGGACGGCCGGCGAAGTGGTTCACCAGATCGAGAGCCTGATCCTTGACGGGGTCTTGCGCGATGGCGACCGGCTGCCCGGAGAGCGCGACATGGCGCAGGCCTTCGACGTTTCCCGGCCGATCCTGCGTGAAGCGTTGAAGGAGCTGGAAACACGCGGTCTCGTCGTCAGCCATCATGGCGGCGGCACCTATATCGCCGACATCATCGGTCAGGTGTTTTCCAAGCCGATCACCGAACTCATTTCCCGGCATGCGCGGGCAACGCGCGACTATCTCGAATATCGTCGCGAACTCGAAGGGCTGACGGCGGAACTTGCCGCGCGCCGCGCCAGCGATACGGACCGGGCGCTTCTGTCGCGCATCGTCGATGACATGAAGCGGGCGCATGAAAGCGGCAATGCGGAAGACGAGCTTGCCGCCGATGTCGAGTTTCACAACGCCATCGGTGAGGCCGCGCACAATATCATCCTGCTGCACACCATGCGGGCATGCTATCGCCTGCTTTCCGAAGGCATCTTCTTCAATCGCAAGGCCGTGTTCGCGCTGTCCAATGCCCGCGAACGCCTGCTCGAACAGCACCTCGCGATCTACAACGCCATCGTCGGTGGTCAGGCGGACGAGGCCAAGAAGGCGGCCCAGTCACACATAGATTTCGTCATGCAGGTGGTCGATGAAGCCGCCCGCGCCGACGAGTGGGGGCGTGTCGCAAAGCTTCGCCTGATCCGCCGCGACGGCAATTCCGCTCAGGGCCGTGCGTCTCGCAGCAACACCCAGCCCAGGGCAAACGACAAGCCCGAGGCTTCATCATGA